A region of Mustela lutreola isolate mMusLut2 chromosome 17, mMusLut2.pri, whole genome shotgun sequence DNA encodes the following proteins:
- the GIGYF1 gene encoding GRB10-interacting GYF protein 1 isoform X2, with the protein MAAETLNFGPEWLRALSSGGSVASPPPSPAMPKYKLADYRYGREEMLALYVKENKVPDELQDREFAAVLQEEPQQPLALEPLTEEEQRNFSLSVNSVAVLRLMGKGAGPPLGGTSRGRGSTRSRGRGRGDSCFYQRSIEEGDGAFGRNPREIQRSQSWDDRGERRFEKSARRDGARSGFEEGGAGPRKEHARSDSENWRSLREEQEEEEEGSWRLGAGPRRDGDRWRSASPDGGPRSAGWREHGDRRRKFEFDLRGDRGGCGEEEGRGGGGSAHLRRCRGPDGFEEDKDGLPEWCLDDEDEEMGTFDASGAFLPLKKGPKEPIPEEQELDFQGLEEEEEEPPEGLDEGGPEAGGKELTPLPPQEEKSSSPSPLPTLGPLWGATGEGDDAADQDLPAAEDDVRGLPLSPGVGSPSGPPGDLEDDEGLKHLQQEAEKLVASLQDSSLEEEQFTAAMQAQGLRHSAAATALPLSHGAARKWFYKDPQGEIQGPFTTQEMAEWFQAGYFSMALLVKRGCDEGFQPLGEVIKMWGRVPFAPGPSPPPLLGNMDQERLKKQQEMAAAALYQQLQHQQFLQLVGSRQLPQCALREKAALGDLSPPQQQQLAAFLQQLQALKPPRGGDQNLLPTMNRSLSVPDSGPLWDIHTSASSQSGGEASLWDIPINSSTQGPILEQLQLQHKFQERREVELRAKREEEERKRREEKRRQQQQQEEQKRRQEEEELFRRKQVRQQELLLKLLQQQQAVAAVPVPPAPSSPPPLWAGLAKQGLSMKTLLELQLEGERQLHKQPVPREPSRAQAPNHRVLGGLSSAPLNQWVSEAGPLWGGPDKSGGGSGGPGLWEDTLKSGGSLARSLGLKNSRSSPSLSDSYSHLSGRPVRKKTEEEEKLLKLLQGIPRPQDGFTQWCEQMLHTLSTTGSLDVPMAVAILKEVESPYDVHDYIRSCLGDTLEAKEFAKQFLERRAKQKASQQRQQQQEAWLSSGSLQTAFQTNHSTKLGPGEGSKAKRRALMLHSDPSILGEFGGVATKAAFYSAGARSLGRAQTQLLPGFRVLPARTFW; encoded by the exons ATGGCAGCAGAGACCCTCAATTTTGGGCCTGAGTG GTTGAGAGCGCTTTCCAGTGGTGGCAGCgtggcctccccgcccccctcccccgccatgcCCAAGTACAAGCTGGCTGACTACCGCTACGGGCGAGAGGAGATGCTGGCGCTCTACGTCAAGGAGAACAAG GTGCCGGATGAGCTGCAGGACAGGGAGTTTGCTGCGGTGCTACAGGAGGAGCCGCAGCAGCCGCTGGCGCTAGAGCCGCTGACCGAGGAGGAGCAg AGAAACTTCTCCCTGTCAGTGAACAGTGTGGCTGTGCTGAGGCTGATGGGGAAAGGGGCTGGTCCCCCCCTAGGTGGCACCTCCCGTGGCAGGGGCAGCACTCGGAGCCGAG GCCGAGGCCGTGGTGACAGTTGCTTTTACCAAAGAAGCATTGAAGAAGGCGATGGGGCCTTCGGCCGAAACCCCCGGGAGATCCAGCGTAGCCAGAGTTGGGATGACAG AGGCGAGAGAAGGTTTGAGAAGTCGGCCAGGAGGGATGGAG cacgATCCGGGTttgaggagggaggggctggcccgAGGAAGGAGCATGCCCGCTCGGATAGCGAGAACTGGCGTTCTCTTCGGGaggagcaagaggaggaggaggagggcagttGGAGACTCGGGGCAGGACCCCGGCGAGACGGCGACCGCTGGCGCTCAGCCAGCCCTG ATGGCGGCCCCCGCTCTGCTGGCTGGCGGGAACACGGGGACCGGCGTCGCAAGTTTGAGTTTGATTTGCGAGGGGACCGAGGAGGGTGTGGTGAAGAggaagggcggggtgggggaggcagcgcTCACCTGCGGAGGTGCCGGGGGCCTGACGGCTTCGAGGAAGACAAGGATGGGCTCCCAGAATGGTGCCTGGATGACGAGGACGAAGAGATGGGCACCTTCGATGCCTCGGGGGCCTTCCTGCCTCTCAAG AAGGGCCCTAAGGAGCCCATTCCTGAGGAGCAGGAGCTTGACTTCCAGggcctggaggaagaggaggaagagcctCCCGAAGGGCTAGACGAGGGGGGGCCTGAGGCAG GAGGAAAGGAGCTAACCCCACTACCTCCTCAGGAGGAGAAGTCCAgttccccctccccactgcccacctTGGGCCCACTCTGGGGGGCTACTGGGGAAGGGGATGACGCCGCAGACCAGGACTTGCCAGCAGCTGAAG ATGATGTGAGGGGACTGCCGCTGAGTCCTGGGGTAGGCTCACCGTCTGGCCCACCTGGAGATCTGGAGGATGATGAAGGCCTGAAACACCTGCAGCAG gaggcagagaagctggtGGCCTCCCTGCAGgacagctccctggaggaggagcaGTTCACGGCCGCCATGCAGGCCCAGGGCCTGCGCCACTCAGCGGCTGCCACCGCCCTCCCCCTCAGCCATGGTGCCGCCCGGAAGTGGTTCTACAAGGACCCCCAGGGGGAGATCCAAG GCCCCTTCACAACACAGGAGATGGCAGAGTGGTTCCAGGCGGGCTATTTTTCCATGGCGCTGCTTGTGAAGCGGGGCTGCGATGAGGGCTTCCAGCCCCTGGGTGAGGTGATCAAGATGTGGGGTCGCGTGCCCTTTGCCCCAGGACCCTCGCCACCCCCACTGCTG GGCAACATGGACCAGGAGCggctgaagaagcagcaggagaTGGCCGCCGCAGCCTTGTACCAGCAGCTGCAGCACCAGCAGTTCCTGCAGCTGGTTGGCAG CCGGCAGCTCCCGCAGTGCGCGCTCCGGGAGAAGGCGGCTCTGGGGGACCTGAGTCcaccacagcagcagcagctcgcGGCGTTCCTGCAGCAGCTCCAAGCTCTCAAACCGCCCAG AGGCGGGGACCAGAACCTGCTCCCGACCATGAACCGGTCCTTGTCGGTGCCGGATTCGGGCCCCCTCTGGGACATACATACCTCAGCCTCATCACAGTCAG GCGGTGAGGCCAGTCTTTGGGACATACCAATTAACTCTTCGACTCAGGGTCCAATTCTAGAACAACTCCAGCTGCAACACAAA TTCCAAGAGCGCAGAGAAGTGGAGCTCAGGGCGaagcgggaggaggaggagcgcaAGCGGCGGGAGGAgaagcggcggcagcagcagcagcaggaggagcagaagcggcggcaggaggaggaggagctgttTCGCCGCAAGCAG GTGCGGCAGCAGGAGCTCCTGCTGAAGCTGctccagcagcagcaggcagtggCCGCTGTCCCCGTGCCGCCGGCGCCCAGCTCCCCGCCCCCGCTGTGGGCCGGCCTGGCCAAGCAGGGGCTGTCCATGAAGACGCTGCTCGAGCTGCAGTTGGAGGGCGAGCGGCAGCTGCACAAGCAGCCGGTGCCCCGGGAGCCGTCGCGGGCCCAGGCCCCCAACCACCGTGTG CTTGGGGGCCTGAGCTCGGCCCCCCTGAACCAGTGGGTGTCTGAGGCCGGGCCGCTGTGGGGCGGGCCCGACAAGAGCGGGGGCGGCAGCGGCGGCCCGGGGCTCTGGGAGGACACCCTCAAGAGCGGCGGGAGCCTGGCCCGCAGCCTGGGTTTGAAGAACAGCCGGAGCAGCCCCTCTCTCAG TGACTCGTACAGCCACCTGTCGGGTCGGCCCGTGCGCAAAAAGacggaggaggaagagaagctgcTGAAGCTGCTGCAGGGCATCCCCAGGCCCCAGGACGGCTTCACCCAGTGGTGCGAGCAGATGCTGCACACGCTGAGCACCACGGGCAGCCTGGATG tGCCCATGGCTGTAGCGATCCTCAAGGAGGTGGAATCCCCCTACGACGTCCACGATTATATCCGTTCCTGCTTGGGGGACACGCTGGAAGCCAAAGAATTTGCCAAACAGTTCCTAGAGCGGAGGGCCAAGCAGAAAGCCAgccagcagcggcagcagcagcag gAGGCGTGGCTGAGCAGTGGCTCCCTACAGACAGCCTTTCAGACCAACCACAGCACCAAACTCGGCCCTGGGGAGGGCAGCAAGGCCAAGAGGCGGGCGCTGATGCTGCACTCAGATCCTAGCATCTTGGGTGAGTTCGGGGGTGTGGCCACGAAGGCGGCTTTTTACTCAGCAGGGGCCAGGAGCCTGGGGAGAGCTCAAACCCAGCTTCTCCCCGGCTTCAGGGTACTCCCTGCACGGACCTTCTGGTGA
- the GIGYF1 gene encoding GRB10-interacting GYF protein 1 isoform X4, whose product MAAETLNFGPEWLRALSSGGSVASPPPSPAMPKYKLADYRYGREEMLALYVKENKVPDELQDREFAAVLQEEPQQPLALEPLTEEEQRNFSLSVNSVAVLRLMGKGAGPPLGGTSRGRGSTRSRGRGRGDSCFYQRSIEEGDGAFGRNPREIQRSQSWDDRGERRFEKSARRDGARSGFEEGGAGPRKEHARSDSENWRSLREEQEEEEEGSWRLGAGPRRDGDRWRSASPDGGPRSAGWREHGDRRRKFEFDLRGDRGGCGEEEGRGGGGSAHLRRCRGPDGFEEDKDGLPEWCLDDEDEEMGTFDASGAFLPLKKGPKEPIPEEQELDFQGLEEEEEEPPEGLDEGGPEAGGKELTPLPPQEEKSSSPSPLPTLGPLWGATGEGDDAADQDLPAAEDDVRGLPLSPGVGSPSGPPGDLEDDEGLKHLQQEAEKLVASLQDSSLEEEQFTAAMQAQGLRHSAAATALPLSHGAARKWFYKDPQGEIQGPFTTQEMAEWFQAGYFSMALLVKRGCDEGFQPLGEVIKMWGRVPFAPGPSPPPLLGNMDQERLKKQQEMAAAALYQQLQHQQFLQLVGSRQLPQCALREKAALGDLSPPQQQQLAAFLQQLQALKPPRGGDQNLLPTMNRSLSVPDSGPLWDIHTSASSQSGGEASLWDIPINSSTQGPILEQLQLQHKFQERREVELRAKREEEERKRREEKRRQQQQQEEQKRRQEEEELFRRKQVRQQELLLKLLQQQQAVAAVPVPPAPSSPPPLWAGLAKQGLSMKTLLELQLEGERQLHKQPVPREPSRAQAPNHRVQLGGLSSAPLNQWVSEAGPLWGGPDKSGGGSGGPGLWEDTLKSGGSLARSLGLKNSRSSPSLSDSYSHLSGRPVRKKTEEEEKLLKLLQGIPRPQDGFTQWCEQMLHTLSTTGSLDVPMAVAILKEVESPYDVHDYIRSCLGDTLEAKEFAKQFLERRAKQKASQQRQQQQEAWLSSGSLQTAFQTNHSTKLGPGEGSKAKRRALMLHSDPSILGYSLHGPSGEIESVDDY is encoded by the exons ATGGCAGCAGAGACCCTCAATTTTGGGCCTGAGTG GTTGAGAGCGCTTTCCAGTGGTGGCAGCgtggcctccccgcccccctcccccgccatgcCCAAGTACAAGCTGGCTGACTACCGCTACGGGCGAGAGGAGATGCTGGCGCTCTACGTCAAGGAGAACAAG GTGCCGGATGAGCTGCAGGACAGGGAGTTTGCTGCGGTGCTACAGGAGGAGCCGCAGCAGCCGCTGGCGCTAGAGCCGCTGACCGAGGAGGAGCAg AGAAACTTCTCCCTGTCAGTGAACAGTGTGGCTGTGCTGAGGCTGATGGGGAAAGGGGCTGGTCCCCCCCTAGGTGGCACCTCCCGTGGCAGGGGCAGCACTCGGAGCCGAG GCCGAGGCCGTGGTGACAGTTGCTTTTACCAAAGAAGCATTGAAGAAGGCGATGGGGCCTTCGGCCGAAACCCCCGGGAGATCCAGCGTAGCCAGAGTTGGGATGACAG AGGCGAGAGAAGGTTTGAGAAGTCGGCCAGGAGGGATGGAG cacgATCCGGGTttgaggagggaggggctggcccgAGGAAGGAGCATGCCCGCTCGGATAGCGAGAACTGGCGTTCTCTTCGGGaggagcaagaggaggaggaggagggcagttGGAGACTCGGGGCAGGACCCCGGCGAGACGGCGACCGCTGGCGCTCAGCCAGCCCTG ATGGCGGCCCCCGCTCTGCTGGCTGGCGGGAACACGGGGACCGGCGTCGCAAGTTTGAGTTTGATTTGCGAGGGGACCGAGGAGGGTGTGGTGAAGAggaagggcggggtgggggaggcagcgcTCACCTGCGGAGGTGCCGGGGGCCTGACGGCTTCGAGGAAGACAAGGATGGGCTCCCAGAATGGTGCCTGGATGACGAGGACGAAGAGATGGGCACCTTCGATGCCTCGGGGGCCTTCCTGCCTCTCAAG AAGGGCCCTAAGGAGCCCATTCCTGAGGAGCAGGAGCTTGACTTCCAGggcctggaggaagaggaggaagagcctCCCGAAGGGCTAGACGAGGGGGGGCCTGAGGCAG GAGGAAAGGAGCTAACCCCACTACCTCCTCAGGAGGAGAAGTCCAgttccccctccccactgcccacctTGGGCCCACTCTGGGGGGCTACTGGGGAAGGGGATGACGCCGCAGACCAGGACTTGCCAGCAGCTGAAG ATGATGTGAGGGGACTGCCGCTGAGTCCTGGGGTAGGCTCACCGTCTGGCCCACCTGGAGATCTGGAGGATGATGAAGGCCTGAAACACCTGCAGCAG gaggcagagaagctggtGGCCTCCCTGCAGgacagctccctggaggaggagcaGTTCACGGCCGCCATGCAGGCCCAGGGCCTGCGCCACTCAGCGGCTGCCACCGCCCTCCCCCTCAGCCATGGTGCCGCCCGGAAGTGGTTCTACAAGGACCCCCAGGGGGAGATCCAAG GCCCCTTCACAACACAGGAGATGGCAGAGTGGTTCCAGGCGGGCTATTTTTCCATGGCGCTGCTTGTGAAGCGGGGCTGCGATGAGGGCTTCCAGCCCCTGGGTGAGGTGATCAAGATGTGGGGTCGCGTGCCCTTTGCCCCAGGACCCTCGCCACCCCCACTGCTG GGCAACATGGACCAGGAGCggctgaagaagcagcaggagaTGGCCGCCGCAGCCTTGTACCAGCAGCTGCAGCACCAGCAGTTCCTGCAGCTGGTTGGCAG CCGGCAGCTCCCGCAGTGCGCGCTCCGGGAGAAGGCGGCTCTGGGGGACCTGAGTCcaccacagcagcagcagctcgcGGCGTTCCTGCAGCAGCTCCAAGCTCTCAAACCGCCCAG AGGCGGGGACCAGAACCTGCTCCCGACCATGAACCGGTCCTTGTCGGTGCCGGATTCGGGCCCCCTCTGGGACATACATACCTCAGCCTCATCACAGTCAG GCGGTGAGGCCAGTCTTTGGGACATACCAATTAACTCTTCGACTCAGGGTCCAATTCTAGAACAACTCCAGCTGCAACACAAA TTCCAAGAGCGCAGAGAAGTGGAGCTCAGGGCGaagcgggaggaggaggagcgcaAGCGGCGGGAGGAgaagcggcggcagcagcagcagcaggaggagcagaagcggcggcaggaggaggaggagctgttTCGCCGCAAGCAG GTGCGGCAGCAGGAGCTCCTGCTGAAGCTGctccagcagcagcaggcagtggCCGCTGTCCCCGTGCCGCCGGCGCCCAGCTCCCCGCCCCCGCTGTGGGCCGGCCTGGCCAAGCAGGGGCTGTCCATGAAGACGCTGCTCGAGCTGCAGTTGGAGGGCGAGCGGCAGCTGCACAAGCAGCCGGTGCCCCGGGAGCCGTCGCGGGCCCAGGCCCCCAACCACCGTGTG CAGCTTGGGGGCCTGAGCTCGGCCCCCCTGAACCAGTGGGTGTCTGAGGCCGGGCCGCTGTGGGGCGGGCCCGACAAGAGCGGGGGCGGCAGCGGCGGCCCGGGGCTCTGGGAGGACACCCTCAAGAGCGGCGGGAGCCTGGCCCGCAGCCTGGGTTTGAAGAACAGCCGGAGCAGCCCCTCTCTCAG TGACTCGTACAGCCACCTGTCGGGTCGGCCCGTGCGCAAAAAGacggaggaggaagagaagctgcTGAAGCTGCTGCAGGGCATCCCCAGGCCCCAGGACGGCTTCACCCAGTGGTGCGAGCAGATGCTGCACACGCTGAGCACCACGGGCAGCCTGGATG tGCCCATGGCTGTAGCGATCCTCAAGGAGGTGGAATCCCCCTACGACGTCCACGATTATATCCGTTCCTGCTTGGGGGACACGCTGGAAGCCAAAGAATTTGCCAAACAGTTCCTAGAGCGGAGGGCCAAGCAGAAAGCCAgccagcagcggcagcagcagcag gAGGCGTGGCTGAGCAGTGGCTCCCTACAGACAGCCTTTCAGACCAACCACAGCACCAAACTCGGCCCTGGGGAGGGCAGCAAGGCCAAGAGGCGGGCGCTGATGCTGCACTCAGATCCTAGCATCTTGG GGTACTCCCTGCACGGACCTTCTGGTGAGATCGAGAGCGTGGATGACTACTGA
- the GIGYF1 gene encoding GRB10-interacting GYF protein 1 isoform X1, whose product MAAETLNFGPEWLRALSSGGSVASPPPSPAMPKYKLADYRYGREEMLALYVKENKVPDELQDREFAAVLQEEPQQPLALEPLTEEEQRNFSLSVNSVAVLRLMGKGAGPPLGGTSRGRGSTRSRGRGRGDSCFYQRSIEEGDGAFGRNPREIQRSQSWDDRGERRFEKSARRDGARSGFEEGGAGPRKEHARSDSENWRSLREEQEEEEEGSWRLGAGPRRDGDRWRSASPDGGPRSAGWREHGDRRRKFEFDLRGDRGGCGEEEGRGGGGSAHLRRCRGPDGFEEDKDGLPEWCLDDEDEEMGTFDASGAFLPLKKGPKEPIPEEQELDFQGLEEEEEEPPEGLDEGGPEAGGKELTPLPPQEEKSSSPSPLPTLGPLWGATGEGDDAADQDLPAAEDDVRGLPLSPGVGSPSGPPGDLEDDEGLKHLQQEAEKLVASLQDSSLEEEQFTAAMQAQGLRHSAAATALPLSHGAARKWFYKDPQGEIQGPFTTQEMAEWFQAGYFSMALLVKRGCDEGFQPLGEVIKMWGRVPFAPGPSPPPLLGNMDQERLKKQQEMAAAALYQQLQHQQFLQLVGSRQLPQCALREKAALGDLSPPQQQQLAAFLQQLQALKPPRGGDQNLLPTMNRSLSVPDSGPLWDIHTSASSQSGGEASLWDIPINSSTQGPILEQLQLQHKFQERREVELRAKREEEERKRREEKRRQQQQQEEQKRRQEEEELFRRKQVRQQELLLKLLQQQQAVAAVPVPPAPSSPPPLWAGLAKQGLSMKTLLELQLEGERQLHKQPVPREPSRAQAPNHRVQLGGLSSAPLNQWVSEAGPLWGGPDKSGGGSGGPGLWEDTLKSGGSLARSLGLKNSRSSPSLSDSYSHLSGRPVRKKTEEEEKLLKLLQGIPRPQDGFTQWCEQMLHTLSTTGSLDVPMAVAILKEVESPYDVHDYIRSCLGDTLEAKEFAKQFLERRAKQKASQQRQQQQEAWLSSGSLQTAFQTNHSTKLGPGEGSKAKRRALMLHSDPSILGEFGGVATKAAFYSAGARSLGRAQTQLLPGFRVLPARTFW is encoded by the exons ATGGCAGCAGAGACCCTCAATTTTGGGCCTGAGTG GTTGAGAGCGCTTTCCAGTGGTGGCAGCgtggcctccccgcccccctcccccgccatgcCCAAGTACAAGCTGGCTGACTACCGCTACGGGCGAGAGGAGATGCTGGCGCTCTACGTCAAGGAGAACAAG GTGCCGGATGAGCTGCAGGACAGGGAGTTTGCTGCGGTGCTACAGGAGGAGCCGCAGCAGCCGCTGGCGCTAGAGCCGCTGACCGAGGAGGAGCAg AGAAACTTCTCCCTGTCAGTGAACAGTGTGGCTGTGCTGAGGCTGATGGGGAAAGGGGCTGGTCCCCCCCTAGGTGGCACCTCCCGTGGCAGGGGCAGCACTCGGAGCCGAG GCCGAGGCCGTGGTGACAGTTGCTTTTACCAAAGAAGCATTGAAGAAGGCGATGGGGCCTTCGGCCGAAACCCCCGGGAGATCCAGCGTAGCCAGAGTTGGGATGACAG AGGCGAGAGAAGGTTTGAGAAGTCGGCCAGGAGGGATGGAG cacgATCCGGGTttgaggagggaggggctggcccgAGGAAGGAGCATGCCCGCTCGGATAGCGAGAACTGGCGTTCTCTTCGGGaggagcaagaggaggaggaggagggcagttGGAGACTCGGGGCAGGACCCCGGCGAGACGGCGACCGCTGGCGCTCAGCCAGCCCTG ATGGCGGCCCCCGCTCTGCTGGCTGGCGGGAACACGGGGACCGGCGTCGCAAGTTTGAGTTTGATTTGCGAGGGGACCGAGGAGGGTGTGGTGAAGAggaagggcggggtgggggaggcagcgcTCACCTGCGGAGGTGCCGGGGGCCTGACGGCTTCGAGGAAGACAAGGATGGGCTCCCAGAATGGTGCCTGGATGACGAGGACGAAGAGATGGGCACCTTCGATGCCTCGGGGGCCTTCCTGCCTCTCAAG AAGGGCCCTAAGGAGCCCATTCCTGAGGAGCAGGAGCTTGACTTCCAGggcctggaggaagaggaggaagagcctCCCGAAGGGCTAGACGAGGGGGGGCCTGAGGCAG GAGGAAAGGAGCTAACCCCACTACCTCCTCAGGAGGAGAAGTCCAgttccccctccccactgcccacctTGGGCCCACTCTGGGGGGCTACTGGGGAAGGGGATGACGCCGCAGACCAGGACTTGCCAGCAGCTGAAG ATGATGTGAGGGGACTGCCGCTGAGTCCTGGGGTAGGCTCACCGTCTGGCCCACCTGGAGATCTGGAGGATGATGAAGGCCTGAAACACCTGCAGCAG gaggcagagaagctggtGGCCTCCCTGCAGgacagctccctggaggaggagcaGTTCACGGCCGCCATGCAGGCCCAGGGCCTGCGCCACTCAGCGGCTGCCACCGCCCTCCCCCTCAGCCATGGTGCCGCCCGGAAGTGGTTCTACAAGGACCCCCAGGGGGAGATCCAAG GCCCCTTCACAACACAGGAGATGGCAGAGTGGTTCCAGGCGGGCTATTTTTCCATGGCGCTGCTTGTGAAGCGGGGCTGCGATGAGGGCTTCCAGCCCCTGGGTGAGGTGATCAAGATGTGGGGTCGCGTGCCCTTTGCCCCAGGACCCTCGCCACCCCCACTGCTG GGCAACATGGACCAGGAGCggctgaagaagcagcaggagaTGGCCGCCGCAGCCTTGTACCAGCAGCTGCAGCACCAGCAGTTCCTGCAGCTGGTTGGCAG CCGGCAGCTCCCGCAGTGCGCGCTCCGGGAGAAGGCGGCTCTGGGGGACCTGAGTCcaccacagcagcagcagctcgcGGCGTTCCTGCAGCAGCTCCAAGCTCTCAAACCGCCCAG AGGCGGGGACCAGAACCTGCTCCCGACCATGAACCGGTCCTTGTCGGTGCCGGATTCGGGCCCCCTCTGGGACATACATACCTCAGCCTCATCACAGTCAG GCGGTGAGGCCAGTCTTTGGGACATACCAATTAACTCTTCGACTCAGGGTCCAATTCTAGAACAACTCCAGCTGCAACACAAA TTCCAAGAGCGCAGAGAAGTGGAGCTCAGGGCGaagcgggaggaggaggagcgcaAGCGGCGGGAGGAgaagcggcggcagcagcagcagcaggaggagcagaagcggcggcaggaggaggaggagctgttTCGCCGCAAGCAG GTGCGGCAGCAGGAGCTCCTGCTGAAGCTGctccagcagcagcaggcagtggCCGCTGTCCCCGTGCCGCCGGCGCCCAGCTCCCCGCCCCCGCTGTGGGCCGGCCTGGCCAAGCAGGGGCTGTCCATGAAGACGCTGCTCGAGCTGCAGTTGGAGGGCGAGCGGCAGCTGCACAAGCAGCCGGTGCCCCGGGAGCCGTCGCGGGCCCAGGCCCCCAACCACCGTGTG CAGCTTGGGGGCCTGAGCTCGGCCCCCCTGAACCAGTGGGTGTCTGAGGCCGGGCCGCTGTGGGGCGGGCCCGACAAGAGCGGGGGCGGCAGCGGCGGCCCGGGGCTCTGGGAGGACACCCTCAAGAGCGGCGGGAGCCTGGCCCGCAGCCTGGGTTTGAAGAACAGCCGGAGCAGCCCCTCTCTCAG TGACTCGTACAGCCACCTGTCGGGTCGGCCCGTGCGCAAAAAGacggaggaggaagagaagctgcTGAAGCTGCTGCAGGGCATCCCCAGGCCCCAGGACGGCTTCACCCAGTGGTGCGAGCAGATGCTGCACACGCTGAGCACCACGGGCAGCCTGGATG tGCCCATGGCTGTAGCGATCCTCAAGGAGGTGGAATCCCCCTACGACGTCCACGATTATATCCGTTCCTGCTTGGGGGACACGCTGGAAGCCAAAGAATTTGCCAAACAGTTCCTAGAGCGGAGGGCCAAGCAGAAAGCCAgccagcagcggcagcagcagcag gAGGCGTGGCTGAGCAGTGGCTCCCTACAGACAGCCTTTCAGACCAACCACAGCACCAAACTCGGCCCTGGGGAGGGCAGCAAGGCCAAGAGGCGGGCGCTGATGCTGCACTCAGATCCTAGCATCTTGGGTGAGTTCGGGGGTGTGGCCACGAAGGCGGCTTTTTACTCAGCAGGGGCCAGGAGCCTGGGGAGAGCTCAAACCCAGCTTCTCCCCGGCTTCAGGGTACTCCCTGCACGGACCTTCTGGTGA